The following are encoded together in the Vanrija pseudolonga chromosome 7, complete sequence genome:
- the met-2_1 gene encoding Cystathionine beta-lyase, giving the protein MSTVDGSSAPQSPAESSLATSIFSAKSPADSDGHAARAAKWRFATQVVAVDSSDNAHGASSVPIFQTATFKGMDGQYDYTRSGNPTRGGLESHLARIYSAHQAFALSTGMTCLDVILRLVKPGETVLAGDDLYGGTNRLLTYAKSHGGVDVRHADTTDVAALIPHLGKGNNVKMVLLESPTNPLLKIADIQEISATVKAAAPDAIIVVDNTMLSPYLQRPLELGADIVYDSATKYLSGHHDVMAGIIATGNPQASKDIAWLINAMGSGLAPFDSFLLLRGVKTLALRMDKQQANAQIVANYLDALGFKVHYPGLKSHPKADIHWKQASGAGAVLSVLTDDTQLSERVVSAARLWGVSVSFGAVNSLISMPCLMSHASIPAHIRAERGLREDLIRLCVGIEDPRDLLDDLEHALIVSGAIVPNVDPSLLPSDKLAEVFRTNPGQWGIERARFFRRPNVEALIDGVSRGLALDGVKTIDSDIVVSAPGKVILFGEHAVVHGVVGEQTD; this is encoded by the exons ATGTCGACAGTagacggcagcagcgcgccccAGTCGcccgccgagtcgtcgctcgcgacgTCCATCTTCAGCGCCAAGTCGCCCGCCGACTCCGAcgggcacgcggcgcgcgccgccaagtGGCGCTTCGCGAcgcaggtcgtcgccgtcgactcgagcgacaACGCGCACGGCGCTAGCAGCGTGCCCATCTTCCAGACGGCGACCTTCAAGGGCATGGACGGCCAGTACGACTACACGCGCTCGGGCAACccgacgcgcggcggtcTCGAGTCGCACCTCGCTCGCATCTACTCGGCGCACCAGGCGTTCGCGCTCAGCACCGGCATGACCTGCCTCGACGTcatcctccgcctcgtcaagCCTGGCGAGACGGTGCTCGCAGGCGACGACCTGTACGGCGGCACTAACCGCCTGCTGACCTACGCCAAGTCGCACGGCGGTGTGGACGTGCGCCACGCTGACACGaccgacgtcgccgcgctcattCCCCACCTTGGCAAGGGCAACAA TGTCAAGATGGTGCTCCTCGAGTCGCCTACCAACCCCTTGCTCAAGATCGCCGACATCCAGGAGATCTCCGCGaccgtcaaggccgccgcgcccgacgccatcatcgtcgtcgacaacacCATGCTCTCGCCCTACCTCCAGCGcccgctcgagctgggcgccgaCATCGTCTACGACTCGGCGACAAAGTACCTCTCTGGCCACCACGACGTCATGGCCGGCATCATCGCCACGGGCAACCCCCAGGCGTCCAAGGACATTGCATGGCTCATCAACGCCATGggctcgggcttggcgccGTTCGACTCTTTCCTTCTCCTCCGCGGTGTCAAGacgctcgccctccgcaTGGACAAGCAGCAGGCCAACGCGCAGATCGTCGCCAActacctcgacgcgctgggaTTCAAGGTCCACTACCCCGGCCTCAAGAGCCACCCCAAAGCCGACATCCACTGGAAgcaggccagcggcgccggtgccgtccTGTCCGTgctcaccgacgacacgcAGCTGTCggagcgcgtcgtgtcggccgcgcgcctctGGGGCGTGTCCGTGTCGTTTGGCGCTGTCAACTCGCTCATCTCGATGCCCTGTCTCATGTCGCACGCCTCGATCCCCGCCCAcatccgcgccgagcgcggcctgcgcgaggacCTGATCCGCCTCTGTGTCGGTATCGAGGACCcccgcgacctgctcgacgacctcgagcacgccctcATCGTCTCGGGCGCCATCGTGCCCAACGTCGACCCTTCGCTGCTGCCCTCtgacaagctcgccgaggtcttCCGCACCAACCCCGGCCAGTGGGGCattgagcgcgcgcgcttcttccGCAGGCCCAACGTCGAGGCCTTGATCGACGGCGTGTcccgcggcctcgccctcgacggcgtcaagaCGATCGACTCGGACATTGTCGTCTCGGCCCCCGGCAAGGTCATCCTCTTTGGAGAGCACGCAGTCGTGCACGGCGTGGTGGGTGAACAAACGGATTAG
- the ARB_05933 gene encoding 3-phytase A, which yields MPSSRPLPPPTPIRSESAPLLTPSRSRPGSRHSSRPTSPTTARRHNTPSRRKSSSPPVHVLPAVVAVTLFALIALTAWDVSRGCSLPWLCDALGGPRESFDKVWWRNTGPYAAYRSLGHGGGGHGLPEGCRVDQVSILHRHTGRYPTPNAAEHLKATLAKLANRTVRVPTNHPDLHFLHNVDLELNDWIPGELTNQGRLAAWDSGKVYAERYRAVSDAAPFVRSSGGHRVVGSAQFFLEGFYGREFNLSHAALEPDVVIPEGEGVNNTLSVHSCAAFEALDPPAGSKQRAEVAQLLQPTADRLNRLLGPRPELGPEDVRRIADMCGYDTTARDTWSGWSKWCKMLSRDEWEIAGYMGDVERWYRVGEGGRFGKIMGAGYVNELLARLQDTHPSDDTTTNRTLDADPATFPPGGQRVFVDFTHDNEMIEILTALGIRKMRRKLPTSELPDDPTNRRYVLSELIPFGARWAFERVSCDPYVDVGRGTPVAKARRIGEDDARRSTFVRALINDRPARIDHMACRSSPLAQYHLCDLDSFIESQEWSITDVDWHDCRVKKK from the exons AtgcccagctcgcggccactaccgccgccaacgcccaTCCGGTCCGAATCGGCGCCGCTCCTGACGCcgagccgcagccgcccCGGCTCGCGGcactcgtcgcggccgacatCGCCGACAACGGCGCGGCGACATAATACGCCATCACGGCGGAAATCGTCATCCCCGCCGGTCcacgtcctccccgccgtcgtcgcggtcaCGCTCTTCGCCCTCATCGCACTCACCGCATGGGACGTATCGCGCGGCTGCTCCCTGCCGTGGCTGTGcgatgcgctcggcggcccgCGGGAGAGCTTCGACAAGGTGTGGTGGCGCAATACGGGCCCGTACGCCGCGTACCGCTCTctcgggcacggcggcggcgggcacggccTGCCGGAGGGGTGCCGCGTCGACCAGGTCTCCATC CTACATCGCCACACGGGCCGCTACCCCACCCCCAACGCTGCCGAGCACTTGAAGGCGACGCTGGCAAAGCTCGCGAACCGCACGGTGCGCGTACCGACCAACCATCCCGACCTGCACTTCCTCCACAATGTAGACCTCGAGCTGAACGACTGGATCCCTGGCGAACTGACCAACCAGGGGAGGTTGGC CGCGTGGGACAGCGGCAAGGTGTATGCCGAGCGCTACCGCGCCGTGtctgacgccgcgccgttcgtgcgctcgagcggcggccaccgcgtcgtcgggtcGGCCCAGTTCTTCCTCGAGGGGTTCTACGGGCGCGAGTTCAACCTCTCGCACGCGGCGTTAGAGCCCGACGTGGTGATTccagagggcgag GGCGTCAACAACACCCTCTCTGTCCACTCGTGCGCGGCGTTCGAGGCCCTCGACCCGCCCGCAGGCAGCAAGCAGCGCGCAGAggtcgcccagctcctccagcCCACGGCGGACCGGCTCAACCGCCTCCTTGGGCCGCGGCCAGAGCTCGGCCCAGAGGACGtgcgccgcatcgccgacaTGTGCGGGTACGACACGACCGCGCGCGACACCTGGTCCGGGTGGAGCAAATGGTGCAAGATGCTCTCGCGGGACGAGTGGGAGATTGCGGGGTACATGGGGGACGTGGAGCGGTGGtaccgcgtcggcgagggcggg cgctTCGGCAAGATCATGGGCGCGGGATATGTcaacgagctgctcgcgcgcctgcaGGACACGCACCCGtccgacgacacgacgacgaaccgcaccctcgacgccgaccccgcgaCGTTCCCTCCGGGAGGGCAGCGTGTCTTTGTC GACTTTACCCACGACAACGAGATGATTGAGATCCTCACTGCGCTCGGGATCCGCAAGATGCGCCGCAAGCTGCCTACCTCCGAGCTGCCCGACGACCCTACCAACAGGCGGTATGTGCTCTCCGAGCTCATTCCGTTCGGTGCGCGGTGGGCCTTCGAGCGGGTGAGCTGTGACCCGTATGTCGATGTTGGACGGGGAACGCCGGTCGCCAAGGCTCGCCGGAtaggcgaggacgacgcgcgccgctcgacgttCGTGCGTGCGCTCATAAA cgACCGCCCCGCCCGTATCGACCATATGGCGTGCCGCTCCTCTCCCCTGGCGCAGTACCACCTCTGCGACCTCGACTCGTTTATCGAGTCGCAGGAGTGGTCGAtcaccgacgtcgactgGCATGACTGCCGCGTGAAGAAAAAGTGA
- the met-2_1 gene encoding Cystathionine beta-lyase, whose amino-acid sequence MSTVDGSSAPQSPAESSLATSIFSAKSPADSDGHAARAAKWRFATQVVAVDSSDNAHGASSVPIFQTATFKGMDGQYDYTRSGNPTRGGLESHLARIYSAHQAFALSTGMTCLDVILRLVKPGETVLAGDDLYGGTNRLLTYAKSHGGVDVRHADTTDVAALIPHLGKGNNVKMVLLESPTNPLLKIADIQEISATVKAAAPDAIIVVDNTMLSPYLQRPLELGADIVYDSATKYLSGHHDVMAGIIATGNPQASKDIAWLINAMGSGLAPFDSFLLLRGVKTLALRMDKQQANAQIVANYLDALGFKVHYPGLKSHPKADIHWKQASGAGAVLSVLTDDTQLSERVVSAARLWGVSVSFGAVNSLISMPCLMSHASIPAHIRAERGLREDLIRLCVGIEDPRDLLDDLEHALIVSGAIVPNVDPSLLPSDKLAEVFRTNPGQWGIERARFFRRPNVEALIDGVSRGLALDGVKTIDSDIVVSAPGKVILFGEHAVVHGVTAIATSLNLRCYGVLAPRTDGKVAITAPDLEAEHAWEISSLPWDLVPPREGSAADEKLDPVLLAALEKLVAQDKPTKTGASASIAFLYLFMAIARESTEAPATTLTVSANLPIGAGLGSSAAFSTCVASALLVAHERVHVPDAGSIDPSHVDDVDSWAFLAEKVLHGNPSGIDNAVAVRGGAVAFTRAIEGKEGGMDSIRGFDSIRLLLTNTRVPRDTKSLVAGVAAKRAAEPHVVDPVLGQIQDISDEARGLLDGSTKTSRNGFVSRLEALMRDNHGHLRTLGVSHPSLEAVVNATAAAPFNLTTKLTGAGGGGCAVTLIPDTFDDAHLESLLANLRALGAEPYLTTLGGPGLGVHTRTPSDLSSTLVAAGPAGLESWASGLNAQWVHS is encoded by the exons ATGTCGACAGTagacggcagcagcgcgccccAGTCGcccgccgagtcgtcgctcgcgacgTCCATCTTCAGCGCCAAGTCGCCCGCCGACTCCGAcgggcacgcggcgcgcgccgccaagtGGCGCTTCGCGAcgcaggtcgtcgccgtcgactcgagcgacaACGCGCACGGCGCTAGCAGCGTGCCCATCTTCCAGACGGCGACCTTCAAGGGCATGGACGGCCAGTACGACTACACGCGCTCGGGCAACccgacgcgcggcggtcTCGAGTCGCACCTCGCTCGCATCTACTCGGCGCACCAGGCGTTCGCGCTCAGCACCGGCATGACCTGCCTCGACGTcatcctccgcctcgtcaagCCTGGCGAGACGGTGCTCGCAGGCGACGACCTGTACGGCGGCACTAACCGCCTGCTGACCTACGCCAAGTCGCACGGCGGTGTGGACGTGCGCCACGCTGACACGaccgacgtcgccgcgctcattCCCCACCTTGGCAAGGGCAACAA TGTCAAGATGGTGCTCCTCGAGTCGCCTACCAACCCCTTGCTCAAGATCGCCGACATCCAGGAGATCTCCGCGaccgtcaaggccgccgcgcccgacgccatcatcgtcgtcgacaacacCATGCTCTCGCCCTACCTCCAGCGcccgctcgagctgggcgccgaCATCGTCTACGACTCGGCGACAAAGTACCTCTCTGGCCACCACGACGTCATGGCCGGCATCATCGCCACGGGCAACCCCCAGGCGTCCAAGGACATTGCATGGCTCATCAACGCCATGggctcgggcttggcgccGTTCGACTCTTTCCTTCTCCTCCGCGGTGTCAAGacgctcgccctccgcaTGGACAAGCAGCAGGCCAACGCGCAGATCGTCGCCAActacctcgacgcgctgggaTTCAAGGTCCACTACCCCGGCCTCAAGAGCCACCCCAAAGCCGACATCCACTGGAAgcaggccagcggcgccggtgccgtccTGTCCGTgctcaccgacgacacgcAGCTGTCggagcgcgtcgtgtcggccgcgcgcctctGGGGCGTGTCCGTGTCGTTTGGCGCTGTCAACTCGCTCATCTCGATGCCCTGTCTCATGTCGCACGCCTCGATCCCCGCCCAcatccgcgccgagcgcggcctgcgcgaggacCTGATCCGCCTCTGTGTCGGTATCGAGGACCcccgcgacctgctcgacgacctcgagcacgccctcATCGTCTCGGGCGCCATCGTGCCCAACGTCGACCCTTCGCTGCTGCCCTCtgacaagctcgccgaggtcttCCGCACCAACCCCGGCCAGTGGGGCattgagcgcgcgcgcttcttccGCAGGCCCAACGTCGAGGCCTTGATCGACGGCGTGTcccgcggcctcgccctcgacggcgtcaagaCGATCGACTCGGACATTGTCGTCTCGGCCCCCGGCAAGGTCATCCTCTTTGGAGAGCACGCAGTCGTGCACGGCGTG ACTGCTATCGCGACGTCTCTCAACCTCCGCTGCTACGGTGTGCTTGCGCCGCGCACCGACGGCAAGGTGGCCATCACCGCtcccgacctcgaggccgagcacgcgtgGGAGATTTCCTCGCTCCCATGGGACCTTGTTCCCCCGCGTGAGggctcggccgccgacgagaagctcgaccccgtgctgctcgccgcgctcgagaagctcgtcgcCCAGGACAAGCCCACCAAgacgggcgcgagcgcatcTATTGCGTTCCTGTACCTCTTCATGGCTATCGCCCGTGAGAGCACTGAGGC CCCTGCCACCACCCTCACTGTCTCCGCCAACCTCcccatcggcgccggcctcggctcgtcggccgcgttCAGCACGTGCGTTGCGTCCGCTCTGCTggtcgcgcacgagcgcgtgcaCGTCCCCGACGCGGGATCGATCGACCCGtcgcacgtcgacgacgtcgactcgtgggccttcctcgccgagaAGGTGCTGCACGGTAACCCGAGCGGCATTGacaacgccgtcgccgtccgcggcggcgctgtggcCTTCACCCGCGCtatcgagggcaaggagggcggcaTGGACTCTATCCGCGGCTTCGACTCGATCCGCCTCCTTCTCACCAACACGCGTGTGCCGCGCGACACCaagtcgctcgtcgccggcgtggccgccaagcgcgccgccgagcctcacgtcgtcgacccggTCCTCGGCCAGATCCAGGACATTTCTGACGAGGCCCGCGGCCTGCTGGACGGCTCGACCAAGACGTCGCGCAACGGCTTCGTGtcgcgcctcgaggcgctcatGCGCGACAACCACGGCCACCTGCGCACCCTTGGTGTGTCGCACCcgtcgctcgaggccgtcgtcaaCGCGACTGCCGCTGCGCCGTTCAACCTCACCACCAAGCTgaccggcgccggtggtggaggcTGCGCGGTGACGCTTATCCCGGACACGTTTGACGACGCGCACCTCGagtcgctgctcgccaacctccgcgcgcttggcgccgagccctACCTCACCACGCTCGGCGGCCCCGGTCTCGGCGTGCACACCCGCACGCCGTCCGACCTGAGCTCGACGCTCGTGGCTGCCGGCCCGGCCGGCCTCGAGTCGTGGGCCTCTGGCCTCAATGCCCAGTGGGTTCACTCGTAA